A section of the Hemibagrus wyckioides isolate EC202008001 linkage group LG04, SWU_Hwy_1.0, whole genome shotgun sequence genome encodes:
- the LOC131352203 gene encoding extracellular calcium-sensing receptor-like encodes MENPENPLLSKDGDVIIGAIFTIHRGTQIQSLTYTEKPPPLICISIDLRQIRLAQTMIFAIDEINRSSHLLPNITVGYKIYDSCRSGLVSMKAAMALMNGQETTADGVCSGQAVVQAIIGESESTPTIALTQTTGPFNIPVVSHAATCECLSNRKEYTSFFRTIPSDYYQGRALAYLVKHFGWSWVGAVNSDNDYGNSGMAIFLKAAKEEGICVEYSEKIDRSNSEKIMKVVDIIKKSTAKVIILFLASFDMTILVEQLILNNITGYQMIGVAWISVSGLATPANFNVLAGSIGFDVGKLKIDGFADYAVNGFWQKDFPCLPKDGKISQTEINCNKYEDMIQFINYSKDISELRYANNVYNAVYAVAHSLHSLLRCTEISCEKRKIIQSWQVVESLKKLNFTTKIGDHILFDSTAATAAKYDVVNWQRGLNGEVEFKVMGYYDASLPAGQQFVLNTKDIVWAGEKREKPRSVCSESCPPGTRKAAQKGRPVCCYDCIPCADGEISNQTDSNNCELCPGEYWSNALKNKCILKVVEFLSFTEDMGIILVFFSLLGAVLTVLVALLFLIEKDTPIVKANNSELSFLLLFSLTLCFLCSLTFIGRPSEWSCMLRHTAFGITFVLCISCVLGKTVVVLMAFRATLPGSNVMKWFGPLQQRLSVLAFTLIQVLICVLWLTVSPPFPYKNMNYYKEKIILECSLGSAIGFWAVLGYIGVLAFLCFVLAFLARKLPDNFNEAKFITFSILIFCAVWITFIPAYVSSPGKFTVAVEIFAILASSFALLICIFTPKCYIILFKPELNTKKNMMGKTASKSL; translated from the exons ATGGAAAACCCAGAAAATCCTCTGCTGTCTAAAGATGGAGATGTGATAATTGGAGCTATCTTTACAATACATCGTGGTACACAGATTCAGTCGTTGACATATACTGAAAAACCTCCACCTTTAATCTGCATTAG CATTGACCTACGTCAAATACGCCTTGCTCAGACTATGATTTTTGCAATTGATGAAATCAACAGAAGCAGTCACTTGCTCCCAAATATCACAGTTGGTTACAAGATTTATGATAGCTGTCGCTCAGGTTTGGTATCTATGAAAGCAGCTATGGCTTTGATGAATGGTCAGGAAACAACAGCAGATGGTGTCTGCTCTGGACAAGCAGTAGTACAAGCCATCATAGGAGAGTCAGAGTCTACTCCTACTATAGCACTCACACAAACTACAGGACCATTCAATATCCCAGTG gtaAGCCATGCTGCCACATGTGAATGTCTGAGCAACAGAAAAGAGTACACTTCTTTCTTCAGGACCATTCCAAGTGACTACTACCAGGGTAGAGCTCTGGCATATCTGGTCAAGCACTTTGGCTGGTCTTGGGTGGGAGCTGTGAACAGTGATAATGACTATGGAAACAGTGGAATGGCCATTTTTCTGAAAGCAGCCAAAGAGGAGGGAATATGTGTTGAGTACTCTGAGAAGATTGATCGGTCAAATTCtgagaaaataatgaaagtcGTTGATATTATTAAGAAAAGCACAGCCAaagtaatcattttatttcttgccTCCTTTGATATGACTATTCTAGTAGAACAGCTTATTCTAAATAATATCACTGGCTACCAGATGATCGGTGTTGCTTGGATTTCTGTTAGCGGCCTAGCAACACCAGCAAATTTTAATGTACTTGCTGGATCTATTGGATTTGATGTGGGAAAATTGAAAATTGATGGGTTTGCTGACTATGCGGTCAATGGATTTTGGCAAAAGGATTTCCCCTGCTTGCCTAAAGATGGAAAGATTTCTCAAACTGAAATCAACTGCAACAAATATGAAGATATGATTCAATTTATAAACTATAGTAAAGATATATCTGAACTGAGATATGCAAATAATGTCTACAATGCAGTTTATGCTGTGGCACATTCTCTACACAGCCTGTTGAGATGCACAGAAATAAGttgtgagaaaagaaaaataatacaatCATGGCAG gTTGTTGAATCTCTAAAAAAGCTAAATTTTACCACTAAAATAGGAGACCATATTTTGTTCGACAGCACTGCGGCAACAGCTGCAAAATATGATGTGGTGAATTGGCAACGAGGGCTCAATGGAGAAGTGGAGTTTAAGGTTATGGGCTATTATGATGCCTCCCTGCCAGCTGGGCAACAGTTTGTCCTAAATACTAAAGATATAGTCTGGGctggagaaaaaagagag AAGCCAAGGTCTGTGTGCAGTGAGAGCTGTCCTCCAGGAACCAGGAAAGCTGCACAGAAAGGAAGGCCTGTCTGCTGCTATGACTGTATACCATGTGCAGATGGAGAGATCAGTAACCAGACAG ATTCAAATAACTGTGAGCTGTGTCCAGGAGAATATTGGTCTAATGCTCTCAAAAATAAGTGTATTTTAAAGGTTGTAGAGTTTCTGTCATTTACAGAGGATATGGGGATAATACTGGTGTTTTTTTCCTTGCTTGGAGCTGTATTAACTGTGTTAGTAGCTCTTTTATTTCTAATAGAAAAGGACACTCCCATTGTTAAAGCCAATAACTCTGAGCTGAGCTTCCTGCTGCtcttctctctgactctgtgtttcctctgttcacTTACTTTCATTGGAAGACCATCTGAGTGGTCCTGTATGCTGCGTCACACAGCATTTGGAATCACCTTCGTCCTCTGTATCTCCTGTGTACTGGGGAAAACAGTAGTGGTGTTAATGGCCTTCAGGGCTACACTTCCAGGCAGTAATGTGATGAAATGGTTTGGGCCTCTACAGCAGAGACTCAGTGTACTTGCCTTTACTCTCATACAGGTTCTTATCTGTGTGCTTTGGTTAACAGTTTCTCCTCCTTTCCCATACAAGAACATGAACTACTACAAGGAAAAGATCATATTAGAATGTAGTTTGGGCTCAGCTATAGGTTTCTGGGCTGTTTTGGGGTATATAGGAGTTCTTGCTTTCCTATGCTTTGTTTTAGCTTTTCTAGCTAGGAAGCTGCCTGATAATTTTAATGAAGCTAAATTCATCACATTTAGTATACTTATCTTCTGTGCAGTTTGGATCACTTTTATTCCAGCTTATGTCAGCTCTCCTGGAAAATTCACTGTAGCTGTGGAGATATTTGCTATTCTGGCCTCCAGTTTTGCTCTACTAATCTGTATATTTACACCTAAATGCTATATTATCCTGTTTAAACCTGAACttaacacaaagaaaaatatgatgGGTAAAACAGCATCAAAATCCCTTTAA
- the LOC131352219 gene encoding extracellular calcium-sensing receptor-like: MMENPENPLLSKDGDVKIGAIFTIHSGIQIQSLTYTEKPPPLICISIDLRQLRLAQTMIFAIDEINRSNHLLPNITIGYKIYDSCRSGLLSMKAYMALMNGQETTADGACSGQAEVQAIIGEQESTPTIALTQTTGPFNIPVVGHSAKCECLNNKQYPSYFRTIPSDYYQGRGLASLVKHFGWSWMGTVNSDNDYGNSVITFFLKAAKEEGICVEYSEKFDPSNSEKIMKVVDIIKKGTAKVIILFLGYFDMKILVEQLVLNNLTGYQIIGVAWISSSGLATPANFNVLAGSIGFDVGNLKIDGFADYAANGFWQKDFPCLPTDGKISQTEIDCSKYEDMIQFINYSKDISELRYANNVYNAVYAVAHSLHSLLRCTEISCEKRKIIQSWQVVESLKKLNFTTKIGDHILFDSTAATAAKFDLVNWQRGLNGEVEFKVIGYYDASLPAGQQFVLNTEDIVWAGEKREKPRSVCSESCPPGTRKAAKKGRPVCCYDCIPCADGEISNQTDSNNCELCPGEYWSNALKNKCVLKVVEFLSFTEDMGIILVFFSLFGATLTVLVAILFLIEKDTPIVKANNSELSFLLLFSLTLCFLCSLTFIRRPSEWSCMLRHTAFGITFVLCISCVLGKTVVVLMAFRATLPGSNVMKWFGPLQQRLSVLAFTLIQVLICVLWLTVSPPFPYKNMNYYKEKIILECSLGSAIGFWAVLGYIGVLAFLCFVLAFLARKLPDNFNEAKFITFSILIFCAVWITFIPAYVSSPGKFTVAVEIFAILASSFALLICIFTPKCYIILFKPELNTKKNMMGKTASKSL, from the exons ATGATGGAAAACCCAGAAAATCCTCTGCTGTCTAAAGATGGAGATGTAAAAATTGGAGCTATCTTTACAATACATAGTGGTATACAGATTCAGTCGTTGACATATACTGAAAAACCTCCACCTTTAATCTGCATTAG cATTGATCTACGTCAATTACGCCTTGCTCAGACTATGATTTTTGCAATTGATGAAATCAACAGAAGCAATCACTTGCTCCCAAATATCACAATTGGTTACAAGATTTATGACAGCTGTCGCTCAGGTTTGTTATCTATGAAAGCATATATGGCTTTGATGAATGGTCAGGAAACAACAGCAGATGGTGCCTGCTCTGGACAAGCAGAAGTACAAGCCATCATAGGAGAGCAAGAGTCTACTCCTACTATAGCACTCACACAAACTACAGGACCATTCAATATCCCAGTG GTAGGCCATTCTGCCAAATGTGAATGTCTGAACAACAAACAGTACCCCTCTTACTTCAGGACCATTCCGAGTGACTACTACCAGGGTAGAGGTCTGGCATCTCTGGTCAAGCACTTTGGCTGGTCTTGGATGGGAACTGTGAACAGTGATAATGACTATGGAAACAGTGTAATCACTTTTTTTCTGAAAGCAGCCAAAGAGGAGGGAATATGTGTAGAGTACTCTGAGAAGTTTGATCCGTCAAATTCtgagaaaataatgaaagtggTTGATATTATTAAGAAAGGCACAGCCAaagtaatcattttatttcttggcTACTTTGATATGAAAATTCTAGTGGAACAACTTGTTCTAAATAATCTCACTGGCTACCAGATCATCGGTGTTGCTTGGATTTCTAGTAGTGGCCTAGCAACACCAGCAAATTTTAATGTGCTTGCTGGATCTATAGGATTTGATGTGGGAAATTTGAAAATTGATGGGTTTGCTGACTATGCTGCCAATGGATTTTGGCAAAAGGATTTCCCCTGCTTGCCAACAGATGGAAAGATTTCTCAAACTGAAATCGACTGCAGCAAATATGAAGATATGATTCAATTTATAAACTATAGTAAAGATATATCTGAACTGAGATATGCAAATAATGTCTACAATGCAGTTTATGCTGTGGCACATTCTCTACACAGCCTGTTGAGATGCACAGAAATAAGTTGTGAGAAACGTAAAATAATACAATCATGGCAG gTTGTTGAATCTCTAAAAAAGTTAAATTTTACCACTAAAATAGGAGACCATATTTTGTTCGACAGCACTGCGGCAACAGCTGCAAAATTTGATCTGGTGAACTGGCAACGAGGGCTCAATGGAGAAGTGGAGTTTAAGGTTATAGGCTATTATGATGCCTCCCTGCCAGCTGGGCAACAGTTTGTCCTAAATACCGAAGATATAGTCTGGgctggagagaaaagagag AAGCCAAGGTCTGTGTGCAGTGAGAGCTGTCCTCCAGGAACCAGGAAAGCTGCAAAGAAAGGAAGGCCTGTCTGCTGCTACGACTGTATACCATGTGCAGATGGAGAGATCAGTAACCAGACAG ATTCAAATAACTGTGAGCTGTGTCCAGGAGAATATTGGTCTAATGCTCTCAAAAATAAGTGTGTTTTAAAGGTTGTAGAGTTTCTGTCATTTACAGAGGATATGGGGATAATACTGgtgtttttttcattgtttggaGCTACATTAACTGTGTTAGtagctattttatttctaatagaAAAGGACACTCCCATTGTTAAAGCCAATAACTCTGAGCTGAGCTTCCTGCTGCTCTTCTCTTTGactctgtgtttcctctgttcacTTACTTTCATCAGAAGACCATCTGAGTGGTCCTGTATGCTGCGTCACACAGCATTTGGGATCACCTTTGTCCTCTGTATCTCCTGTGTTCTGGGGAAAACAGTAGTGGTGTTAATGGCCTTCAGGGCTACACTTCCAGGAAGTAATGTCATGAAATGGTTTGGGCCTCTACAGCAGAGACTCAGTGTACTTGCCTTCACTCTCATTCAGGTTCTTATCTGTGTGCTTTGGTTAACAGTTTCTCCTCCTTTCCCATACAAAAACATGAACTACTACAAGGAAAAGATCATATTAGAATGTAGTTTGGGCTCAGCTATAGGTTTCTGGGCTGTGTTGGGGTATATAGGAGTTCTTGCTTTCCTATGCTTTGTTTTAGCTTTTCTAGCTAGGAAGCTGCCTGATAATTTTAATGAAGCTAAATTCATCACATTTAGTATACTTATCTTCTGTGCAGTTTGGATAACTTTTATTCCAGCTTATGTCAGCTCTCCTGGAAAATTCACTGTAGCTGTGGAGATATTTGCTATTCTGGCCTCCAGTTTTGCTCTACTAATCTGTATATTTACACCTAAATGTTATATTATTCTGTTTAAACCTGAACttaacacaaagaaaaatatgatgGGGAAAACAGCATCTAAATCCCTTTAA